One Companilactobacillus farciminis KCTC 3681 = DSM 20184 genomic window, TTATGGAAAACAATGGTAGCCAAACTCTAGCCGTCGATTCCGACCATTTGGATGCTGTAATGGATTACTTATCTAAGAAGCAAATCCTCTCTATCCAAGCTACACCACCAACTCTAGAAGATTTATTCCTTCGTTATTATGATTCCAACGAGGTGGATCAACATGCAAACTAAAAGATTCCAAAAAATTCTTTTCTTAACCAAATTTAATTTCAAACGTGACTGGTTCAAACTATCACTCTGGGCTTTAGTCTTGATAGCTCTATTCGTTGGCGTTGCTGGTAAATTCACTAGTCTTTATGGTTCAAAAGCTGGCATCGACCAAATAGTTAAAACCCTCAAAACTCCAGCAATGGTCTCCCTCTTTGGGAAAATGCCTCAAGGTCCTTACACTAGTGCTGACGTCTTTGCAGCTGAAATGACCGTCTTTATGGCTATCTTTGCCATCATTATGAACTACTACTTCGTAATCAAAAATACCCGTGGTGAAGAAGAATCCGGCGTTTTAGAATTGATTCAAGCACACGCAGTCGGTCGGATGTCACATTTAGCAGCGGTTTTGATCGAAAGCTTCGTTTTAAATTTTGGCATTGGTCTGATTTACGCTATCGGACTACAATTCGCTGGTTTATCTGGAACTGATACTAACGGTAATTTCTTATTGGGTATCGGATTAGGTGCAACTGGTTTCATGTTCGCTACTGTGGCCGCCGTGGTAGCTCAGTTGAGTGACAATTCACGTTCCGCAACGATACTCGCTTATTTAATTTTTGCGGTAATGTACATTGCTAGAATGATTACCGACGTTACGCATCCCAAATACACTTGGTTTGTTCCTTTAGGTTGGGTCGAAAAGTTCTCCACTTATCAAGATAACAACTGGTTGCCAGTCCTTTTTATGCTCGTAGTTTCAACGATTTTGATAATCCTAGCCTTTTATCTCAATGGACATCGTGACATCGGTTCTGGCTTGATTGCTACTAGACCGGGACGAAAAAGCGCCAGTTTCTTCTTACGTGGACCAATTTCATTATTGTGGCGCCTCAATCGAATCAGCATTTTAGTTTGGTTCTTCGGAATTATGATTTTAGGCATGACTTATGGCTCAATTTTTAACACTATCGGAGATATTCTCAAAACCAATCCGATGTTTAGTCAATTATTAGATACCAAAGCCATTGACACCGCTAATTTGTTGTTAATCAAACAGTTTATTGGCGTTTTGATTATCGTCTTTGCCGTTTTAGCCTTGATTCCTGGCATTTCCCTAATCAATTATTTAAAAACAGGTGAAAATAAAGGTTACTTAGAAATCATTCATTCAAAACCTACTAGTCGATTCAGACTATTTTCTTCTGTAACTTTGGTCGCATTCATTACTAGTATTGCGGTCCTATTCGCTGGTATTTTGGGATTATACCTTGGTGGTAACGCCGTTATGGATCAACCTTTGAAATTTGATCTCTTCTGGAATTGTTTCATCGGCTACTTGTCTCCAACTCTAATCATGCTTGGTATTTCAACCTGTCTACTAGGCTGGATACCTAAATTAGTCAGTTTAAATTATGGTTATTTAATCGTCGGATTCTTTGTAAAATACTTCGGCAAGCTGTTAAAACTACCTGATTGGACTGAAAAAATCACACCTTTTGGCTTCATCGATAAGGTCCCCGTTCACAATTTCGACGTGGCAACTTTTGGGTGGCAATTGCTCATCGCCGTTATTTTAATCGTTGTCGGTTATCTCGGTTACAGAAGACGCGACTTAATTAGTGGCTAGTTAATTGCGTAACCGTTTGCAGTGATTTATCATTTAGTTAATTCAGTAGTTGAAAGGATGATTAGATGTATACAGCTTCAGATAATCGTTACCAAGGACCAGTGCGCCATGCTGGAAACTCTGGTCTAGTTTTACCACCAATTTCTCTAGGATTGTGGCGCCATTATGGCAGTGCCGATCCACTAGCCGACCGCAAGAAAGTTTTGCTACATGCTTTTGACCGTGGTGTCTTCCACTTCGATGTTGCTAACCACTATGGTGACGGCGACTTCGGTAGTTCAGAAAGATTGCTCGGACAAGTTTTGAACACTGATTTAAAACCATATCGTGACGAATTAGTAATTTCTACCAAAATTGGCTATGAAATTCACGATGGACCTTTTGGTACCGGTACTTCTAGAAAAGCTCTCCTTCAAGGAATCGACTCTTCTCTAGAACGCCTTAACTTGGATTATGTCGATGTACTTTACGCTCACCGTTATGACGACCAAACACCAATCTATGAAACTGTTCGTGCCCTTGATGATATCGTCAAATCTGGTAAGGCATTGTACGTTGGAGTTTCAAATTTTGAAGTTCCCCAGATGAAAGAAGCACTCAAACTATTCAAAGAACTCGGCACACCAGTCGTCTTGAACCAAATGAGTATGAATTTGTTAAATGACCACGTTGATACTAGCGGTTTAAGAGATGTTCTAAAAAACGGCGGCGTTGGTGCTATTGCCTACGGGCCACTATGTGAAGGACTATTATCCGACCGCTATTTAGATGGATTAACTGATGACTTCAAGATTCATCCAACTAACAAAGCCCTATTAGCCAATGGTAAAGATGCCTTAGTTGCTAAACTAAATGAGTTAAATGACATCGCCCAAAACCGTAATCAAACCTTGAGTCAAATGTCACTAGCATGGCTTTTAAGAGATCCTGTCGTATCAAGTGTAATTATCGGAACTACTAGCGTAAAACACTTAGACGACAATTTAGATACCATCAACAAGCTAGATTTCACTGATGATGAAGTTGCAGCTATCGAAAAAATCATTAAGAAATAACAAAACCCCGACGGAACTCAATTACTGAATTCTATCGGGGCTTTATTTTATCTATTTATAAAATGTTTCTCTAACTGCTTGTGTAATTGCGATTTGAACGTGTGCATATGACAAACCACCTTGAATATATAGTGAATATGGTGGTCTGATTGGTCCATCAGATGATAACTCGATAGTTGAACCTTCAACGAAACTACCTGAAGCCATAACGACGTCATCTTCATAGCCATCTTGGTGACTAGGAATTGGATCAACGAAAGAATTCATTGGTGAATAGTGTTGAATGGCAGCACAGAACTTAACCATTGGATCTGGATCACCGAAGGAAACTGTTTGAACGATATCTGTTCTTGGAGCATCCCACTTAGGTGAAACATTCATGCCCATTTCTTCGCACAAAGCTGAAGTGAAGATCATACCTTTCAAGGCTTCACCAGTCGTATGAGCGGCCATGAAGAATCCTTGATAGAAGTCACGCAAGTAACCCCAAGTAGCACCTTCACCTTTACCAGCACCAGGAACTGTCAAACGTGAACCGGCACCGTCAACTAAGTCTTCACGACCAACGATGTAAGCACCACTCTTAACTAAACCAGCTCCAGCATTCTTGTAAAGTGAACCAGCCATGATATCAGCACCGTAGAAAGTTGGTTCTTCTTTTTCTGAAAATTCACCGTAACAATTATCGATGAAGACGTTGACGTCAGGACGAATTGATTTAACGAATTTGATCATCTTGGCAATTTTTTCAACTGTGAAACTATCTCGAACGGCGTAACCACGAGAACGTTGAATAGCAACCACTTTGATGGATTCATCTTGTAAGTCTTTTTTGGCTTGATCATAGTCAACTGAACCATCATCTAGTAATCCAGTCGCTTTGAAATCAATCCCGTATTCCTTCATGTTGCCGCGCTTGTTTCCAGCTAAACCGATAACTTCTTGGATCGTATCGTAAGGAGTTCCTGTTAAATAATAAAGCGTATTGCCGGGACGCAACATACTGAACAAAGCTGTTGAAATAGCGTGTGTTCCTGAAGCAAATTGAGGACGAACTAAGGCGTCGTCAACTTTGAAATAGTCAGCGTAAATTGCTTCAATTTTGTCACGGCCGATATCATCGTAACCATAACCAGTTGATGGTACTAAATCCTCTTCCCCAACACGGTGCTTTCTAAATAAGTTCAAAACTCGTTGTTGATTGTACAAAACTTGTTGGTCAATCTCCTCTAGACGTGGTTGAATCAACCTTTCTACTTTAGCAACTTTGTTCTTTAAATCTTCTGGTAAATCATCTGTCCATGATAATGACATAATAAACTCCCTCAATAATTATTTTTTAAAACTTCCGCTTGTACAGAAATTGTTCCGTCCGCATTCTTATCCCAATATACACCTTGAATTTCTGGCACAAAACCAGGAAAACGTTCGATAGCTCCAACGAGATCTTCAAAATACTTCAAATCGACATCTTGCCATTTTTCACCAGGTGCCACAATGAAGACTCCGGGAGGGTATGGCAATGCCCCTTCGACTGCAATTCGACCTTTGATATCCTTCAAATCAACCAATTCACTCTGATTTTTCATGAACAATCTATCTGCTTGAGCCGGTGTCATCTCGTAATTTTGCATGTCCTTTTTGGCAAACAATTCCTTTTGAAGAGTAAAAGTCTTGTTTTGACGATAGTAGTCATGCATCTCTTGGCACAACTGTTTCAAAGTATAACCTTGATAACGTTTTGGATATTGTTGCGCTAATCTTGGCAAAACTTCTGTTAATGGAGCATCGGCCAAATACAAACGCTCAAATTCCAAAAAGGCCTCTAATAGTATATCTAATTCTTCCCTTGAATCGCCAGGAGTTAGTAGGAATAATAATGAATTCAAATCATCTTTGGCACGGATAATTCGTTTCTCCATCAAAAATTCCGCTACTACTGGACCAGGAATCCCTGAATCTTGATATTGAGCATTTTTGATATCGACCCCCGGCGTTATAACGGTAATTTTCAGTGGGTCGATCATTGCTTGTCCGTCAGCAATTTTTTTGAAACCATGCCAATTATCGCTACTCTTCAAATTCCAATACTCACTGTGAGTAGCTAAATCATCGGTACTGATCTGCAAGAAGTTATCGGGAACTAAAGGTTTAAATAATTTAGACTTCTGTAACAACTGCTTACGCCATTCAATACCCAAACGTAAAGTTTCATCCCACCAATTCTTATTACCTTGACCAGCTGTCAAATAGGCGTTGACTGTCAAAGAAGCGTAAATTGGATAAGAATAACTAGATGTGACGAATTTCAAATAAGCGTTGTTGAAATGTTTATGGTCGACATAACGAGCTTGGCCTTTCAGATGGGCATCTTTTTTCAAAATCTGTGAAGTTTGCGCAAGTCCTGCCTGTTGTTTGTGTAATGATTGCGTTACTAAGATTCCTGGATCATCTGGTCCGTATTCCAACGATAATGGTGAGAGATGTTTCATGATAGGCACGAATTGTTCAAATCCACCCCATGCGCAGTCGAACAAAATGTAATCGCAGAGATGGCCGATTTTATCAATTATCCATTGTGCATCGTAGAAAACACCATCGTATGTTTCTAATTGTAAGATTGCTAATCTAAAAGGACGCTTGGCTTGAGCTCTTTTAGGATCAACTTTACTGATTTCTTTACGTAATTTATCTTCGTCTAAGGCTTCAGGATTCATTTCTCCAATCAAACCCAAAGGATTACGATCAGTTGGCACATAGACTGGCTTGGCCCCACTCATCACCAAAGCACTGTTGTAAAGCGACTTGTGATTATTGCGGTCAAATAAAACTAAATCATCTTCAGATAACAAGGCACTGGCACAAATCGAATTAGAGCTGGTTGTCCCATTAGTACAAAAATAAACTTTATCGGCGTTATACGTTTGCGCGGCCTTTTGTTCAGCCGTCAGTGGAGTTCCTTCGTGAGTCATCGTATCGCCCAATTCAGCGACAGTATCGGACGTATCGGCGAACATTAAATTCTTACCGAAGAAACGATTGAAGACTACACCAGCTGGATGTTTTTCATAGTATTGACCGTTATGGTGTCCCGGAGTTGTAAAACTGATTGGTTTGTCTTCCGCAAAGTTGATCAAGTCGCTCAAAAAGCCTGGTACCATCTTAGTTTGATAGTCATTTGCTAGTTGTAGCGCCTTAACCGTAACGTCAGTCTTCCCATCAGTTGTAATAATAGGAATGCCTAGACCTGATGTTTCTTGTAGATTTTTGGCGACTGACAAATTCTTTTGATCGTGTTCATTCAAGACGATTGCTGCTAATTCTGAAGCAGTGGCGTTTTCTGTAAATGAAACTATCTCAAAATCAGTCGAATCGCTGATTATCACATCATTTCCGATGGCAATTTTCAGAAAATTCATAATTTCCTCCTATTATTTTAATGTTTTTTCAAAAAAGTATTGCAAATGATATATAAATACTTATAATTTTCTGGGTATGTTTTTTTCATTTTAGCAATATTATTTATGAAAATTTATTACGGCATTGATTATATCTACACATTGGAGTCATAACAAGTGAAATTCAACAGTTCTTTACTTACATTAAAGCCCCCAAATCGTTGGAGTCTACTAACACAAGACTTTTACACGAATTCGGGGGAAAATAAAATTGGAATCTTTAGAACCAAATAAAAAGCACTATTTAAGTTGGCCGGTCATTGCCTTGATCGACTTCGTTACTATCATCAGTTTTGAAAACATCTTTTATCCATTTCAAAACCAAGGACTATCTGTGGTCATCTCATGGATTTTCCTACTCTTCGCCTACGTTATTCCTTACGCTTTGATTTCCAGTCAAATGAGTTTAACGTTGGACAATCAAGCCGGAGGTTTAGCTTCATGGGTTCGTCATTCCAGTAATAACACTCTAGGTTATTGGACTTCTTGGATGTATTGGGTTCAAAGTGTGCCCTACATCGTCGATGTTTCTAACTCGGTTATCGTTTCATTCAGTTGGATGTTCTTAGGTAACAATACTTTAGATAAAAGAATGTCAACTTTCTGGTTTGGAATCCTAACTTTTGCTATCATTTTGATCTTTATCTTATTAGAAAATGTTATCAAAAACTCACTAGAAATCCTTTCACTAATTGGTGGAGGTGCCATGTTCATCATGTCAGCTTTGTTCGTTCTATTAGCTGGCTACGCTGTTTTACACGGCCACCATATCGCTACACAACCTTTCAACTGGGGAGCTTTCAAGCCTAACTTTAGTCTGAAATACTTCTCAACAACTGGATTATTGATTTTTGCCATGTCCGGGGCTGAACTAGCTGCGCCATACGTCGTTCAAATGCGTGATCCTAAACACGAATTTCCCAAAGCTATGTGGCTACTTGCTATCATGACTGGATTCTTGACTATCTTTGGTACTTTGGCCTTAGCAATGTTCTTCAACGCCAACCACATTCCACATGATTTCAAGATGAACGGTCCTTACTATGCCTTCCAATTATTGGGTAACAGTTTGGGTGTCGGTAAATTATTGATGTACATCTTTGCGGTCGTTCAAGCAATCTTCATGATGGCTCAATTAGCTGTCTTGCTCGATGCTTCCAGTCGTGTCTTTGCCGGTGATGTCGCTGACAAGTTCATGCCTAAGTGGTTGACTAAGAAAAATAAGAATGGTCGTCCTGTTCACAGTTACACGATGACAACTGGTTTGAGTTTGTTCCTATTATTGCTAACAGGTACTTTGCCAAATATCAACACTATTTATAACTGGTTGTTAAATATCAACGGAATCATTTCACCATATAAAACTTGTTGGGTTTTCTTCGCCTTCGTTGCTATGAGAATGCACCAAGACAAGTTCCATTCAGATTATACTTTCATCAAAAATAAAACTGGCGCTTTGATCGTCGGTGGTTGGTGTCTAGCCTTTACCTTCATCTGTGCTACTTTAGGATTCATCCCTCAAGAAGCTAAGTTCGGTACTGGTGCTTTCAATCATCAACTTCTACTAAACTTCATTACTGTTATCGTCTTATTCGGACTAGGCTTCGTTATGCCATGGTTACGAAAACGCGAGCAACGTCGTGAAGGTATGGAATTAAGTTAATATTCCGGACTAGATCCTACGTTCTTTCTTTACTTGGATACAAAACAATTGAGATATTATTGTCCATGTGTACAATGTATTAATAGAGAGGTTCACTTATGACTGATAAAAATGGCATGACTAGTTCGGATAAAGAACTTTTAAAAATTGTTAATGAACTAATCAAAGAAAACAAAAATGTCTTGAAAAGATTGGAACAATTATAATACCTAGTTCGATTACCAGGTATTCATTATAGACAGAATCAAAAGGGCAGAACTGCTAACAATTGTGTTAGTGGCTCTGCCTTTTTGATTTACCTATGGAATAGATTCAAAAGCGTATAAGCTAGAGAATTATCAGATGGTCCCTTTTTCATATTAACAATTGCGGACCAGTTTTTTCTCGTTTCTGTATTAAAAGAAACATTTCCATTAGCGATCTTTAAACTAATCTGTTGGACTAAATCATGAACCAAGTTATCAAACACTAAACCCTGACATTTTTCCCTTGATAATTTGAATATCCCATCGTTTAATAGTTTTATTATTTGTTGATTCGTTTCATTGTTAATGTTTAGTAAAAGATCTTGCTGAAACTCAATCAATAGTTTTAACATTTTCTGTTGCTGATTATACTTCATCCTTCACACCCCAATTACCTTTCCAAACCAGATTTTATTGGCAACATTTAAAATCAAAAAGCAGGACTGCTAACAACTGCGTTAGTGGTTCTGCTTTTTTGTACTAAGAGATGATTGAAATGTTATCGCGTCCTCCATATCCTAAGTACACTCTGGATAATTCAGTAAAAAACGGTACAACATCAGGTGATAGCTGCTTTTTTAATGACAATAGTGACAATTGTATTTTAAGTTTTCCAGCCACAGCTTCACTATCTTGACCTTTGGAAATCTTTTGTTTAGCTTCTACAAATATCTTTCTTTCCGAATCTGATACGTTATCGGACATGATCAATTCATCCATTCTTGACCAAATTAATTCTTTTTTATCCATAATTAGTCCTTCTTTTTAAAAATGCTATTTAGCGTCGAGGCATTTTTTCAAACAACCCGTAAAACTGAGATTTATCGTCAAAGCTAGCTCGATTCCGACCATTAAGTCCCGATTTTTTAGACAAGTCACCTAATCGGATCAACAACTTATCTTCTTCTCTGGAAAATGGAACTCTACTAAAAGCTTCCATATAAATATAATTCACTAATCTACTAAGCCATGCTTCAGGATTCTTCACCACATCTAATTTCATATAAACTTGACTCAAAACATCCGTTATATTCAACAAATAAGGTGATTGATCAGGATGCGAATGTAACGAATTGTACAATTCATGAATTACTTTTTTGGTTGTATCTATATCTAACATTAACTATCTCCTTTAAATATTTACTCTAAATAACTATTATTGATTCCGATATATCCAAGATTAGTTCCAATAGGTTTTAATTTTATGAGAATTGGGTAAATAGTATCGTAAAATTGTGATGCTTCAGTTGTTAATCCCTTATTTCTCAAGGCTAACTGCTGAAAACTAACCACGATTTGATTTAGAACTGCCACAATATATCTACCTTTTTCCAAATCCTTTTTTGCCATAAGTCCTATTTTTCTTTCGCTGGTAGAAATATTAGGATTCAAGACAAAATCATACAGATCACTTAATACTAATTCTTCCTCTTTATTGTTGGACATACTGTTAAAAGTACTACCAACAACCATCATAGACGATAACCGCAGACCATCCGTGATTTAAAAGTTAAACTCATTTTACGTTATCAAAGGTGTTATAACAGTTGCTATATTTTTATTCCCCGCGTATCATCCTTGTCGGATGTAATGATATCTACTAATACAATTATAACAAATATTAAATTTCCACTTTGGAGGGCACAATATGAAGAAATTAAAATGGTTTGTTGGCGGTAAAGACCGCAGCGAGGTGGCAATCTCAATTATTGACGATCTACTAGATAATTTGGATGATGACACAACTAAACCACTCCAAGAAGTATTAACTGATTTCAAAATTGAATTAGAAAAAA contains:
- a CDS encoding ABC transporter permease, with amino-acid sequence MQTKRFQKILFLTKFNFKRDWFKLSLWALVLIALFVGVAGKFTSLYGSKAGIDQIVKTLKTPAMVSLFGKMPQGPYTSADVFAAEMTVFMAIFAIIMNYYFVIKNTRGEEESGVLELIQAHAVGRMSHLAAVLIESFVLNFGIGLIYAIGLQFAGLSGTDTNGNFLLGIGLGATGFMFATVAAVVAQLSDNSRSATILAYLIFAVMYIARMITDVTHPKYTWFVPLGWVEKFSTYQDNNWLPVLFMLVVSTILIILAFYLNGHRDIGSGLIATRPGRKSASFFLRGPISLLWRLNRISILVWFFGIMILGMTYGSIFNTIGDILKTNPMFSQLLDTKAIDTANLLLIKQFIGVLIIVFAVLALIPGISLINYLKTGENKGYLEIIHSKPTSRFRLFSSVTLVAFITSIAVLFAGILGLYLGGNAVMDQPLKFDLFWNCFIGYLSPTLIMLGISTCLLGWIPKLVSLNYGYLIVGFFVKYFGKLLKLPDWTEKITPFGFIDKVPVHNFDVATFGWQLLIAVILIVVGYLGYRRRDLISG
- a CDS encoding aldo/keto reductase, which gives rise to MYTASDNRYQGPVRHAGNSGLVLPPISLGLWRHYGSADPLADRKKVLLHAFDRGVFHFDVANHYGDGDFGSSERLLGQVLNTDLKPYRDELVISTKIGYEIHDGPFGTGTSRKALLQGIDSSLERLNLDYVDVLYAHRYDDQTPIYETVRALDDIVKSGKALYVGVSNFEVPQMKEALKLFKELGTPVVLNQMSMNLLNDHVDTSGLRDVLKNGGVGAIAYGPLCEGLLSDRYLDGLTDDFKIHPTNKALLANGKDALVAKLNELNDIAQNRNQTLSQMSLAWLLRDPVVSSVIIGTTSVKHLDDNLDTINKLDFTDDEVAAIEKIIKK
- a CDS encoding aminotransferase class I/II-fold pyridoxal phosphate-dependent enzyme; the encoded protein is MSLSWTDDLPEDLKNKVAKVERLIQPRLEEIDQQVLYNQQRVLNLFRKHRVGEEDLVPSTGYGYDDIGRDKIEAIYADYFKVDDALVRPQFASGTHAISTALFSMLRPGNTLYYLTGTPYDTIQEVIGLAGNKRGNMKEYGIDFKATGLLDDGSVDYDQAKKDLQDESIKVVAIQRSRGYAVRDSFTVEKIAKMIKFVKSIRPDVNVFIDNCYGEFSEKEEPTFYGADIMAGSLYKNAGAGLVKSGAYIVGREDLVDGAGSRLTVPGAGKGEGATWGYLRDFYQGFFMAAHTTGEALKGMIFTSALCEEMGMNVSPKWDAPRTDIVQTVSFGDPDPMVKFCAAIQHYSPMNSFVDPIPSHQDGYEDDVVMASGSFVEGSTIELSSDGPIRPPYSLYIQGGLSYAHVQIAITQAVRETFYK
- a CDS encoding putative ornithine decarboxylase, whose translation is MNFLKIAIGNDVIISDSTDFEIVSFTENATASELAAIVLNEHDQKNLSVAKNLQETSGLGIPIITTDGKTDVTVKALQLANDYQTKMVPGFLSDLINFAEDKPISFTTPGHHNGQYYEKHPAGVVFNRFFGKNLMFADTSDTVAELGDTMTHEGTPLTAEQKAAQTYNADKVYFCTNGTTSSNSICASALLSEDDLVLFDRNNHKSLYNSALVMSGAKPVYVPTDRNPLGLIGEMNPEALDEDKLRKEISKVDPKRAQAKRPFRLAILQLETYDGVFYDAQWIIDKIGHLCDYILFDCAWGGFEQFVPIMKHLSPLSLEYGPDDPGILVTQSLHKQQAGLAQTSQILKKDAHLKGQARYVDHKHFNNAYLKFVTSSYSYPIYASLTVNAYLTAGQGNKNWWDETLRLGIEWRKQLLQKSKLFKPLVPDNFLQISTDDLATHSEYWNLKSSDNWHGFKKIADGQAMIDPLKITVITPGVDIKNAQYQDSGIPGPVVAEFLMEKRIIRAKDDLNSLLFLLTPGDSREELDILLEAFLEFERLYLADAPLTEVLPRLAQQYPKRYQGYTLKQLCQEMHDYYRQNKTFTLQKELFAKKDMQNYEMTPAQADRLFMKNQSELVDLKDIKGRIAVEGALPYPPGVFIVAPGEKWQDVDLKYFEDLVGAIERFPGFVPEIQGVYWDKNADGTISVQAEVLKNNY
- a CDS encoding APC family permease — translated: MESLEPNKKHYLSWPVIALIDFVTIISFENIFYPFQNQGLSVVISWIFLLFAYVIPYALISSQMSLTLDNQAGGLASWVRHSSNNTLGYWTSWMYWVQSVPYIVDVSNSVIVSFSWMFLGNNTLDKRMSTFWFGILTFAIILIFILLENVIKNSLEILSLIGGGAMFIMSALFVLLAGYAVLHGHHIATQPFNWGAFKPNFSLKYFSTTGLLIFAMSGAELAAPYVVQMRDPKHEFPKAMWLLAIMTGFLTIFGTLALAMFFNANHIPHDFKMNGPYYAFQLLGNSLGVGKLLMYIFAVVQAIFMMAQLAVLLDASSRVFAGDVADKFMPKWLTKKNKNGRPVHSYTMTTGLSLFLLLLTGTLPNINTIYNWLLNINGIISPYKTCWVFFAFVAMRMHQDKFHSDYTFIKNKTGALIVGGWCLAFTFICATLGFIPQEAKFGTGAFNHQLLLNFITVIVLFGLGFVMPWLRKREQRREGMELS
- a CDS encoding bacteriocin immunity protein, which translates into the protein MDKKELIWSRMDELIMSDNVSDSERKIFVEAKQKISKGQDSEAVAGKLKIQLSLLSLKKQLSPDVVPFFTELSRVYLGYGGRDNISIIS
- a CDS encoding bacteriocin immunity protein; amino-acid sequence: MLDIDTTKKVIHELYNSLHSHPDQSPYLLNITDVLSQVYMKLDVVKNPEAWLSRLVNYIYMEAFSRVPFSREEDKLLIRLGDLSKKSGLNGRNRASFDDKSQFYGLFEKMPRR
- a CDS encoding bacteriocin immunity protein, with protein sequence MMVVGSTFNSMSNNKEEELVLSDLYDFVLNPNISTSERKIGLMAKKDLEKGRYIVAVLNQIVVSFQQLALRNKGLTTEASQFYDTIYPILIKLKPIGTNLGYIGINNSYLE
- a CDS encoding bacteriocin immunity protein: MKKLKWFVGGKDRSEVAISIIDDLLDNLDDDTTKPLQEVLTDFKIELEKRESAVPYILSRMNLTISTTMHKNGITLPKDQQEKLQQLTQLSSIYYGY